The following coding sequences are from one Luteolibacter yonseiensis window:
- a CDS encoding ParB/RepB/Spo0J family partition protein, which yields MRDVTLDLIVPSPLQPRTQFVESPLDDLMESIRQHGIIQPLIVRPVNGKLELIAGERRWRASKKLGLATVPVIEREASDRDVLEMALIENLQREDLNPMEEAAGYVRLAEEFTLKQDEIAARVGKSRASVANAMRLLGLHKDVQMLVAQARLTVGHAKAILAIKDQDTQLLVADQVIRKSLTVRATEKLAQSFLNDSPQESGESKKTPAAREVDIHVRAITNRLREHLATHVAIQHSAKKGRIEIEYYGDDDLQRLIELLGLANGD from the coding sequence GTGCGTGACGTCACGCTCGACCTCATCGTCCCGAGCCCCTTGCAACCCCGCACGCAGTTCGTCGAATCGCCTTTGGACGACCTGATGGAGTCGATCCGCCAACACGGCATCATCCAACCGCTCATCGTGCGTCCGGTGAACGGAAAACTGGAGCTCATCGCAGGCGAACGCCGTTGGCGGGCTTCGAAAAAACTCGGTCTCGCCACCGTTCCCGTCATCGAGCGCGAAGCCTCCGACCGTGACGTGTTGGAGATGGCTCTCATCGAGAACCTCCAGCGTGAGGACCTGAACCCGATGGAAGAAGCCGCAGGCTATGTGCGCCTCGCCGAGGAATTCACCCTCAAACAGGATGAAATCGCCGCACGCGTCGGAAAATCGCGAGCCAGCGTGGCGAACGCGATGCGTCTCCTCGGCCTGCACAAGGACGTGCAGATGCTGGTCGCCCAGGCACGCCTCACCGTCGGCCATGCGAAGGCGATCCTCGCGATCAAGGATCAGGATACCCAACTGCTGGTGGCCGACCAGGTCATCCGCAAATCCCTCACCGTCCGCGCCACGGAAAAGCTCGCACAGTCGTTCCTCAACGATTCTCCGCAGGAGTCCGGTGAGTCGAAAAAAACTCCCGCCGCACGTGAGGTGGACATCCATGTCCGGGCCATCACGAACCGCCTGCGGGAGCACCTCGCCACCCACGTCGCCATCCAACACTCGGCGAAAAAAGGCAGGATCGAAATCGAATATTACGGCGATGACGACCTGCAGCGGCTCATCGAACTGCTGGGCCTGGCCAATGGCGATTGA
- a CDS encoding ABC transporter permease, with product MNPRRSVLSSFSLISLVGVMLGVLALVVVMSVFAGLERNVKQRYLEALPHVLLMRDHRMVREEADEAISMVKKLPNVESATAYVADNVVIDAPIDQRPVDFRAVDTSDPVQVAGLEKLLDKKAYPGSSADLGIDDRVVISSLVAENLHISVGDKIRLISTRNVREVMRIFKSTERPPVREAFPEVWKKISPVLGSGWKVDGDKTTLTLAEYRETYAALQAIYEDDIRQAERDKIESILFAMDESAINETDGVFIFPAESRQRIETSLAELGVTDTEKMDAEVLKSLKSLVLPKEVEVMGIYPASMMAATPALFVPLPLAQDLAGLGDSVQGIRITLTDPYEAENFKAAAGRSFDPDWTWHTWGEAYEPFFRLIGQQRVMMYFVLIFIMLVSAFSIMAVMFTITIQKRREIGVMKSLGASSGQIIRVFLYQGMILGSLGGLLGVGLGRIVIAFRGELQGVLRIFGFDPFSAALIGSDILPAYNDAWEQAAFATIAFLLCSLAAFVPAYFAARSDAAKSLRNL from the coding sequence TTGAACCCCCGCCGCTCGGTTCTTTCTTCCTTCAGCCTCATCTCGCTGGTAGGGGTCATGCTCGGCGTGCTGGCGCTCGTCGTCGTCATGTCCGTTTTCGCGGGACTGGAGCGGAACGTGAAGCAACGCTACCTCGAAGCCCTGCCACATGTCCTGCTGATGCGGGACCACCGCATGGTCCGGGAGGAGGCGGACGAGGCGATCTCGATGGTGAAAAAGCTGCCCAATGTCGAATCCGCCACCGCCTATGTCGCGGACAATGTCGTCATCGACGCCCCCATCGACCAACGTCCGGTGGATTTCCGGGCGGTGGATACCAGTGATCCGGTCCAGGTGGCGGGATTGGAAAAACTGCTCGATAAAAAGGCCTACCCCGGTTCGTCCGCCGATCTCGGGATCGACGACCGCGTTGTCATTTCCTCGCTCGTGGCCGAGAATCTCCACATCAGCGTGGGCGACAAGATCCGCCTGATCTCCACCCGCAACGTGCGCGAGGTGATGCGGATCTTCAAAAGCACCGAACGCCCCCCGGTGCGCGAAGCTTTTCCGGAAGTTTGGAAGAAGATCTCGCCCGTGCTGGGATCGGGTTGGAAGGTGGATGGGGACAAGACCACCCTCACACTCGCGGAGTATCGCGAAACCTACGCCGCGTTGCAGGCCATCTATGAGGATGACATCCGGCAGGCCGAACGCGACAAGATCGAATCCATTCTGTTTGCCATGGATGAATCCGCGATCAACGAAACGGACGGAGTTTTCATTTTCCCCGCGGAATCCAGGCAGCGGATCGAAACAAGCCTCGCGGAACTCGGTGTCACGGATACGGAGAAAATGGATGCCGAGGTGTTGAAAAGCCTCAAGTCCCTGGTCCTTCCCAAGGAGGTCGAGGTCATGGGCATCTACCCTGCTTCCATGATGGCGGCCACTCCCGCCCTTTTCGTTCCCCTGCCCCTCGCACAGGATCTGGCCGGGCTGGGAGATTCGGTGCAGGGTATCCGCATCACGCTGACGGACCCGTATGAGGCGGAAAACTTCAAGGCGGCGGCCGGCCGGTCCTTCGATCCGGACTGGACATGGCACACCTGGGGCGAAGCCTACGAACCGTTTTTCCGCCTGATCGGCCAGCAACGCGTGATGATGTATTTCGTGCTGATCTTCATCATGCTCGTCTCCGCGTTCTCCATCATGGCGGTCATGTTCACCATCACCATCCAGAAACGCAGGGAAATCGGCGTGATGAAATCGCTCGGTGCGTCTTCCGGACAGATCATCCGGGTTTTCCTTTACCAAGGCATGATCCTCGGTTCGCTCGGGGGACTTCTGGGGGTAGGTCTGGGACGGATCGTCATCGCGTTCCGCGGCGAGTTGCAGGGCGTCCTGCGGATCTTCGGATTTGATCCGTTTTCCGCCGCCCTGATTGGTTCGGACATCCTGCCAGCCTACAACGACGCATGGGAGCAGGCCGCCTTCGCCACCATCGCCTTCCTCCTGTGCTCGCTGGCCGCCTTCGTGCCGGCCTATTTCGCCGCCCGCAGTGATGCGGCCAAATCCCTGCGCAATCTCTGA
- a CDS encoding RDD family protein, producing the protein MDIWIIRDGEKTGPLHDFEVRKKIGTGELSGSIHAWHEGLEAWKPLEEIEIFAREFQPAAAPAIEPDPVVPPTERLPPPLPVPTCYGRRFWARWLDLLLFTGIWWLGMWAARQDIEAALLNHWVILFRLVPWFIIEILLIHYFATTPGKWLLGLRVLNKDGSKLSLAASTIRSLRVMFIGVGFGWEILSLFCQTLSYFNAKRLGSPMWDYVGGHQVTVKPLNPVSLSAYVFALSGAILLHFVVLGSYWFDISAKTSPEFKQKFEKNPFWHLPKRY; encoded by the coding sequence ATGGACATCTGGATCATCCGCGACGGCGAGAAAACAGGCCCGCTCCACGACTTCGAAGTCAGGAAAAAAATCGGAACCGGCGAGCTTTCCGGCAGCATCCATGCGTGGCACGAAGGCTTGGAAGCATGGAAACCTTTGGAGGAGATCGAGATCTTCGCCCGTGAATTCCAGCCGGCCGCCGCTCCAGCGATCGAGCCCGATCCCGTCGTTCCTCCCACAGAGCGCCTGCCTCCTCCGCTTCCTGTCCCTACCTGCTACGGCAGACGCTTCTGGGCGCGCTGGCTGGATCTCCTGCTTTTCACCGGGATCTGGTGGCTCGGCATGTGGGCGGCACGGCAGGACATCGAGGCGGCCTTGCTCAACCACTGGGTCATCCTTTTCCGACTGGTCCCGTGGTTCATCATTGAAATCCTCCTCATCCACTACTTTGCCACCACCCCGGGCAAATGGTTGCTCGGACTGCGGGTCCTCAACAAGGACGGTTCAAAACTCAGTCTCGCCGCTTCCACCATCCGTTCCCTGCGCGTGATGTTCATCGGCGTGGGTTTCGGCTGGGAAATCCTCTCCCTTTTCTGCCAAACCTTGAGCTACTTCAACGCGAAACGCCTGGGCTCGCCGATGTGGGACTATGTCGGCGGCCATCAGGTAACGGTGAAACCACTGAATCCGGTTTCCCTCAGTGCCTACGTGTTCGCATTGTCCGGCGCGATCCTGCTGCATTTCGTCGTCTTGGGTTCGTATTGGTTCGATATTTCCGCCAAGACCTCCCCGGAATTCAAACAGAAGTTCGAGAAAAATCCGTTCTGGCACCTTCCAAAGCGATACTGA
- the secA gene encoding preprotein translocase subunit SecA, translating to MIQWLFPKILGGKNDREVNRIRPTVSRINEIEEALRREPDEKLLTLTKQWQAHLARYHKLDSPTKSQLERMDATGLATAASALEERFSELRGEFSSLPKTIQPTVASIEGAKAAFQDITGHFAKTRAKYLEKILPEAYAVVKNAARRLCGREVPVNGQPMIWNMVHFDVQLIGGIAIHRGMIAEMQTGEGKTLVATLPVYLNALAGLGVHVVTVNDYLAKRDSDWMSALFGFLGLSVGCIQNEMQPEQRRAEYACDITYGTNSEFGFDYLRDNGMAMTRGEQVQRGHYFAIIDEVDSILIDDARTPLIITGYASQESHQYVLYKPMVEGLYKKQTELCNRVASEVERLLKAGDVPAAGAQLYKLKLGQPRNRRFLRFMEDPELRRLLDKSELSYQQGANKKNLFKLKQDLLFTVDDKNQSADLLEKGRLHLSPDDPDFFTLPDVNERLSSIENNRNLTPEQKSAARVEVRDRLDQQAGKVHNITQLLRAYCLYEKDVHYVVSEGKVSIIDESTGREMAGRRWSDGLHQAVEAKEMVDIEKESHTYATITIQNYFRLYEKLAGMTGTAETEAAEFHDIYKLDVLPIPTNTRNIRIDENDQIFKTRRDKYNAVIDRIEKAHAAGQPVLVGTASVESSETLARLLKRAGIPHVVLNAKFHEREAEIVARAGQRGAVTVSTNMAGRGTDIKLGEGVAELGGLFVIATERHPSRRVDRQLRGRCSRQGDPGRSQFFISLEDDLMRHHAGQNRLASSVEQFDAKDQVTLQNSSLGKSVEAAQKQVEQRNYRSRKHVLDFDDVMNMQREIVYGYRNEVLTTEDSRRLVHDLVAEVIPGKIRGFLSECDPYESLSAQLYDRVNENFPVSITPEDFQDPRENVISAMLVRKMQEAYDTQVRDIPEEMLDHGERRMVLYAIDRLWQEHLGDMDELREGVNLRAQGQKDPLVEYKNESYNLFVVLMDSIREQALQNLFRSAFSHSA from the coding sequence ATGATCCAATGGCTTTTCCCTAAAATCCTCGGCGGTAAAAACGACCGCGAGGTGAATCGCATCCGCCCGACCGTCTCGCGCATCAACGAGATCGAGGAAGCGTTGCGTCGCGAACCTGATGAAAAACTGCTGACGCTGACGAAGCAATGGCAGGCACACCTCGCCCGCTATCACAAACTCGACAGTCCGACCAAGTCACAACTCGAGCGGATGGACGCAACCGGTCTCGCCACCGCTGCAAGTGCTTTGGAAGAACGGTTTTCGGAACTGCGGGGCGAATTTTCCTCACTGCCGAAAACGATCCAACCCACGGTGGCCTCGATCGAAGGTGCCAAGGCCGCGTTTCAGGACATCACCGGTCATTTCGCCAAGACACGCGCGAAGTATCTGGAGAAAATTCTGCCGGAAGCCTATGCCGTGGTGAAAAACGCCGCCCGCCGGTTGTGCGGCAGGGAGGTCCCCGTCAATGGCCAACCGATGATCTGGAACATGGTCCATTTCGACGTCCAGCTCATCGGCGGGATCGCGATCCACCGCGGGATGATCGCGGAAATGCAGACCGGTGAGGGAAAAACCCTCGTCGCCACCCTGCCCGTTTACCTGAACGCACTCGCTGGCCTCGGGGTGCATGTGGTGACGGTGAATGACTACCTCGCGAAGCGCGACTCCGACTGGATGAGCGCGCTTTTCGGATTTCTAGGCCTGTCCGTCGGCTGCATCCAGAACGAGATGCAACCGGAGCAGCGCCGGGCGGAGTATGCCTGCGACATCACCTATGGGACGAACTCCGAGTTCGGCTTCGATTACCTGCGGGACAATGGCATGGCCATGACCCGTGGCGAGCAGGTCCAGCGCGGGCACTACTTCGCGATCATCGACGAGGTGGACTCCATCCTTATCGATGACGCGCGAACACCCTTGATCATCACCGGCTACGCTTCCCAGGAATCCCACCAATACGTGCTCTACAAGCCGATGGTGGAAGGGCTTTACAAAAAGCAGACGGAGCTTTGCAACCGCGTCGCCAGCGAAGTGGAGCGCCTTCTGAAAGCGGGAGACGTGCCCGCGGCCGGCGCGCAGCTCTACAAGCTCAAGCTGGGTCAGCCGCGCAACAGGCGTTTCCTGCGGTTCATGGAGGACCCTGAACTGCGCAGGCTTTTGGATAAAAGCGAACTTTCCTACCAACAGGGAGCGAACAAGAAAAACCTCTTCAAACTCAAGCAGGACCTGTTGTTCACGGTGGATGACAAGAACCAGTCGGCCGATCTTTTGGAAAAGGGCCGCCTCCACCTTTCTCCCGACGATCCGGACTTCTTCACCCTGCCTGATGTGAACGAACGCCTCTCGTCCATCGAAAACAACCGCAACCTCACCCCTGAGCAAAAATCGGCCGCCAGGGTGGAGGTCCGGGACCGGCTCGACCAGCAAGCGGGCAAGGTTCACAACATCACCCAGCTTCTCAGGGCCTACTGCCTCTACGAGAAGGATGTCCACTATGTCGTCAGCGAGGGCAAGGTGTCCATCATCGACGAAAGCACGGGCCGGGAAATGGCGGGACGCCGTTGGTCGGACGGACTCCACCAGGCGGTCGAGGCCAAGGAAATGGTGGACATTGAAAAGGAGTCCCACACCTACGCGACCATCACCATCCAGAACTACTTCCGTCTCTACGAAAAACTCGCGGGCATGACCGGCACCGCGGAAACCGAGGCGGCGGAATTCCATGACATCTACAAGCTGGATGTGCTGCCGATCCCCACCAACACCCGGAACATCCGGATCGACGAAAACGACCAGATTTTCAAGACGAGGCGTGACAAGTATAACGCGGTGATCGACCGGATCGAAAAGGCCCACGCCGCCGGCCAGCCCGTGCTCGTCGGAACAGCCTCTGTCGAATCGTCGGAAACGCTCGCCCGGCTGCTCAAGCGTGCGGGAATCCCGCACGTGGTGCTCAATGCAAAATTCCATGAACGTGAGGCGGAAATCGTCGCCCGCGCGGGACAGCGCGGTGCCGTCACGGTCTCCACCAACATGGCGGGGCGCGGCACGGACATCAAACTCGGCGAAGGAGTCGCCGAGCTGGGAGGGCTGTTCGTCATCGCCACCGAGCGGCATCCGTCCCGGCGTGTGGATCGCCAGCTCCGCGGACGCTGCTCGCGCCAGGGCGACCCCGGCAGATCGCAGTTTTTCATTTCCTTGGAAGATGACCTCATGCGCCACCACGCGGGCCAGAACCGCCTGGCATCCTCGGTCGAACAGTTCGATGCGAAGGACCAGGTCACGTTGCAGAACTCCTCGCTCGGGAAATCCGTAGAGGCGGCCCAGAAGCAGGTGGAACAGCGGAACTACCGGTCACGCAAGCATGTGCTGGATTTCGACGACGTCATGAACATGCAGCGCGAAATCGTTTACGGCTACCGGAACGAGGTTCTCACCACCGAGGATTCGCGCCGGTTGGTGCACGATCTCGTCGCCGAAGTGATCCCGGGAAAAATCCGCGGATTCCTTTCCGAGTGCGATCCCTACGAGTCCCTCTCCGCACAACTTTATGACCGGGTGAACGAGAACTTCCCCGTCAGCATCACTCCGGAGGATTTCCAAGATCCCAGGGAGAATGTCATCTCCGCGATGCTTGTCCGTAAAATGCAGGAAGCCTACGACACCCAGGTCCGGGACATCCCGGAGGAAATGCTCGACCACGGGGAACGCCGAATGGTGCTGTATGCCATCGACCGGCTCTGGCAGGAACACCTGGGCGACATGGACGAACTCCGCGAAGGGGTGAACCTCCGCGCCCAAGGCCAGAAAGATCCTCTCGTCGAATACAAAAATGAATCCTACAACCTCTTTGTCGTCCTCATGGACTCCATCCGCGAACAAGCGTTGCAGAACCTGTTCCGCTCCGCCTTCTCCCACTCCGCCTGA
- a CDS encoding cation:proton antiporter → MHDLSLISTIAAAFTVAWVLGLLTQWLKLSPIVGYLLAGVIIGPHTPGFVGDVHLAQQLAEVGVILLMFGVGLHFHLKDLIAVKNVAIPGAVGQSLIATVLAMVVFSAFGMPLTTGAVLGMAMAVASTVVLMRVLMDADVLSSRQGHVAVGWLIVEDIFTVILLVLIPVLGSEVQAAQAVAEGKTITSAGGGGLWLTLGTALLKLAVLVAIVLVAGAKVVPWALVKVARLRSRELFTLTVLVFSVAIAAASYFFFGASMALGAFLAGMVVAQSPVSHQAAADALPLRDAFAVLFFVSVGMLFDPAFLIEQPLMVAAALGIILIAKPLAALLIVAVLGHSVRTALTVAIGLAQIGEFSFILSELARQHKLMPDAGHNVLVASAIISITVNPLLFRALPQIEDWLRARPRLWKLLNGRAEKRIAQTKPMPAGPSHGEDDGKRLAIVVGYGPVGRSVHRVLKDAGLSTVVIDMNMDTVTALHAEGQVAIYGDASNQGVLEEAGMKTASHLIITLPNASHRAAVVAASRAISDSVRIVVRARYLREREELERSGASAAVFEEAEAAVALARLVLTDTGIHRQAAEQKLQDIRLHLIMDNFSNIRSQRVALVMVPWAHVRSLSTTADRQAVLNQIAQERFSRWPVVDPATRRVTGYLRTKDLLAQKEGNDWSSLIRPVKSILPNDSIDSTLTRMQEESASIYIVEDGGAPLGLVTMEDILEQVVGKLEDEDTRDKPVLLGSAVQNGGVVTSMTATNKEEAIHELIHAIPTHRLPAGFDASQIYNLVLAREEEISTDLGNGIAIPHARCPGISAPLAVVGQSKEGVVYSSGDNQAVHLFFLLITPAERPEAQLSLLRQTAKLAGTESARDAMVGANSPASMLDIIHKLLKSH, encoded by the coding sequence ATGCACGATTTATCGCTGATTTCCACCATTGCCGCCGCCTTCACCGTCGCCTGGGTTCTCGGGTTGCTCACCCAATGGCTCAAGCTCTCGCCCATCGTCGGCTATCTGCTGGCGGGGGTGATCATCGGTCCCCACACGCCCGGGTTTGTCGGAGACGTGCATCTGGCGCAGCAGTTGGCGGAAGTCGGCGTGATCCTGCTGATGTTCGGGGTGGGTCTTCATTTCCATCTCAAGGATCTGATCGCGGTGAAGAACGTGGCCATTCCGGGGGCGGTCGGGCAGAGCCTGATCGCCACGGTGCTGGCCATGGTGGTGTTCTCCGCCTTCGGGATGCCCCTCACCACGGGTGCTGTCCTCGGCATGGCGATGGCGGTGGCGAGCACCGTCGTGCTGATGCGTGTGCTGATGGATGCGGATGTCCTCAGTTCGCGCCAGGGACACGTCGCGGTTGGTTGGTTGATCGTGGAAGACATTTTCACCGTCATCCTGCTGGTACTCATTCCGGTCCTGGGATCCGAAGTCCAGGCGGCGCAAGCCGTGGCGGAAGGGAAAACCATCACCTCCGCCGGCGGTGGAGGGCTCTGGCTGACGCTCGGAACCGCTCTGCTGAAACTCGCCGTGCTCGTGGCCATCGTGCTGGTCGCCGGAGCGAAGGTGGTGCCTTGGGCGCTGGTGAAGGTCGCACGGCTCAGGTCGCGTGAATTGTTCACCCTCACCGTGCTGGTCTTTTCCGTGGCCATCGCCGCGGCGTCCTACTTCTTCTTCGGTGCGTCCATGGCGCTTGGAGCCTTCCTGGCCGGCATGGTGGTCGCGCAATCCCCAGTCAGTCATCAGGCGGCGGCGGACGCGCTGCCGCTGCGGGATGCGTTCGCGGTGCTGTTCTTCGTCTCGGTAGGCATGCTGTTTGATCCGGCATTCCTCATCGAGCAACCGTTGATGGTCGCGGCGGCGCTCGGCATCATTCTCATCGCAAAACCGCTTGCCGCGCTTCTCATCGTCGCGGTGCTCGGCCATTCCGTCAGAACCGCGCTCACGGTGGCGATCGGTCTGGCCCAGATCGGAGAATTCTCCTTCATCCTCTCGGAACTCGCCCGGCAGCACAAGCTGATGCCGGACGCCGGACACAACGTGCTTGTCGCCTCCGCCATCATTTCCATCACGGTGAATCCCCTGCTGTTCCGCGCCCTGCCGCAGATCGAGGATTGGTTGCGCGCACGCCCCAGACTGTGGAAATTGCTCAATGGTCGTGCTGAAAAGAGGATCGCCCAAACGAAGCCCATGCCCGCCGGTCCCTCCCATGGCGAAGATGACGGGAAACGCCTCGCCATTGTCGTCGGCTACGGTCCCGTCGGCCGCTCGGTGCACCGGGTGCTGAAAGACGCGGGACTCTCCACCGTCGTGATCGACATGAACATGGACACCGTCACCGCCCTGCACGCGGAAGGACAGGTGGCCATCTATGGCGATGCCTCGAACCAAGGGGTGCTTGAAGAGGCGGGTATGAAAACAGCATCCCATCTCATCATCACCCTGCCGAACGCCTCGCACCGGGCCGCCGTCGTCGCCGCCAGCAGGGCCATCAGCGACAGCGTGCGCATCGTCGTCCGGGCCCGCTATCTCCGTGAACGGGAGGAACTGGAACGCAGCGGAGCTTCCGCCGCCGTCTTTGAAGAAGCGGAAGCCGCCGTCGCCCTGGCCCGCCTCGTTCTCACGGACACGGGCATCCACCGCCAGGCGGCGGAACAGAAGTTGCAGGACATCCGCCTGCACCTCATCATGGACAACTTTTCGAATATCCGCTCGCAACGGGTCGCGCTTGTCATGGTCCCATGGGCCCACGTGCGGTCCCTGTCCACCACCGCTGACCGCCAGGCGGTTTTGAACCAGATCGCCCAGGAAAGATTCTCCCGCTGGCCTGTGGTTGATCCGGCGACACGCCGCGTCACCGGGTACCTGCGGACCAAGGACCTGCTCGCACAGAAGGAAGGAAACGACTGGTCCAGCCTCATCCGTCCTGTCAAATCGATCCTGCCGAACGACAGCATCGACTCCACCCTCACACGCATGCAGGAGGAAAGCGCCAGCATCTACATCGTCGAGGACGGCGGAGCCCCTCTGGGTCTGGTCACCATGGAGGACATCCTGGAGCAGGTCGTTGGAAAGCTCGAAGACGAGGATACCCGCGACAAGCCGGTGCTGCTCGGGAGCGCGGTCCAGAACGGAGGCGTGGTCACCTCGATGACGGCAACCAACAAGGAGGAAGCCATCCACGAACTCATCCACGCCATCCCGACCCACCGCCTGCCCGCCGGTTTCGATGCGAGCCAGATCTACAACCTCGTGCTCGCCCGCGAGGAGGAAATTTCGACCGACCTTGGAAACGGCATCGCCATTCCCCACGCCCGCTGCCCCGGTATCTCCGCGCCGCTGGCCGTCGTCGGCCAGTCGAAGGAAGGAGTGGTTTACTCCAGTGGTGACAACCAGGCGGTGCACCTGTTCTTCCTGCTCATCACTCCTGCGGAACGCCCCGAAGCCCAGCTTTCGCTCCTCAGGCAGACGGCGAAACTCGCAGGCACCGAATCCGCGCGGGATGCGATGGTCGGGGCGAACTCCCCCGCCTCCATGCTGGACATCATCCACAAGCTGCTCAAGTCGCACTGA
- a CDS encoding lipopolysaccharide biosynthesis protein: MSDWQKRFWSTTASGYVGVVARMLLGLLLFRQMFEQLSPTEFGFWALMWSLFGYGILLDFGFGFTAQKSVAEKTATGDIAGLSRLLATIFWTFVGLAAMLLVVFVAIREPFLTRMQVHAEDHVEFGRAYVVFFIGMAMMFPLGLFPEILRGLQRNDLANWVGTLATVLNFGFLSWGLHADWSLPVLMGVSVTTSALPNLVAVFIAFRHLPGISFSPALFEWRSVRSQMGFSVAAYLITFSNMLMSKTDQLIITLVINVAAVTIYQAGYKMGEMLSMFSTQLQQLLSPAAASLYARGDESGLRNLLLRSSRFTFLLVTPCYLLSAVYLEQLIQLLTGLDTVSKDTWWIGQTLLFTIYSSQMTNSCSKRVLMMCGEEKRLLYISLVDALANIVLSVILGYRFGVLGVALGTMIPTVLVGWLWVVPMTVKKLKLPLSDYLGYHLRGTAVPLLVFSGILATLAVGVPISSNGGFLELGWRGIVCMVPLAFLGRKVIRGMSRETEA; the protein is encoded by the coding sequence ATGTCTGATTGGCAAAAACGATTCTGGAGCACCACCGCGAGCGGTTATGTGGGAGTGGTGGCGAGAATGTTGCTGGGCCTGCTGTTGTTCCGCCAGATGTTCGAACAGCTCAGTCCCACCGAGTTCGGGTTCTGGGCCTTGATGTGGTCTCTCTTCGGTTACGGCATCCTTCTGGATTTCGGTTTCGGTTTCACCGCGCAGAAATCCGTCGCCGAGAAAACCGCGACAGGTGACATCGCCGGCTTGAGCAGGCTGTTGGCGACGATTTTCTGGACCTTCGTAGGCCTGGCCGCGATGCTGCTGGTGGTGTTCGTCGCGATCCGCGAACCTTTTCTCACCCGCATGCAGGTCCATGCGGAGGATCACGTGGAGTTCGGGCGTGCCTATGTCGTGTTCTTCATCGGCATGGCGATGATGTTTCCGCTCGGCCTGTTTCCCGAAATACTGCGGGGACTCCAGAGGAACGACCTCGCGAACTGGGTGGGCACGCTTGCGACGGTCCTGAATTTCGGCTTCCTCTCGTGGGGTCTTCATGCGGATTGGAGTCTTCCGGTGCTAATGGGTGTCAGTGTCACGACAAGCGCTCTTCCCAATCTCGTCGCCGTGTTCATCGCCTTCAGGCATCTGCCGGGCATATCATTCTCACCCGCGCTGTTCGAATGGAGGTCCGTGCGTTCACAGATGGGATTCTCCGTCGCCGCCTACCTCATCACCTTCAGCAACATGCTGATGTCGAAGACCGACCAGCTGATCATCACCCTGGTGATCAACGTGGCGGCCGTGACCATCTATCAGGCGGGTTACAAGATGGGCGAGATGCTCAGCATGTTCAGCACCCAGCTCCAGCAGCTGTTGTCTCCGGCCGCCGCCTCGCTGTATGCCCGTGGTGATGAGTCCGGACTGCGGAACCTGCTGCTGCGGAGTTCCAGATTCACGTTCCTGCTGGTCACCCCCTGTTACCTGCTTTCCGCGGTTTATCTGGAACAGCTCATTCAACTTCTCACCGGTCTGGACACCGTTTCCAAAGATACCTGGTGGATCGGTCAAACCCTTCTTTTCACGATCTACAGCTCGCAGATGACCAACAGCTGTTCGAAGAGGGTCCTGATGATGTGCGGGGAGGAAAAGCGGCTGCTTTACATTTCCCTCGTAGACGCCTTGGCGAACATTGTTCTCAGCGTTATCCTCGGCTACCGGTTCGGCGTGCTTGGAGTCGCCCTCGGTACGATGATACCGACCGTGCTGGTGGGCTGGCTGTGGGTCGTTCCCATGACGGTGAAAAAACTCAAGCTGCCGCTCTCTGATTACCTTGGTTATCACCTCAGGGGGACTGCGGTGCCACTGCTGGTTTTCTCCGGCATCCTCGCCACTCTGGCTGTCGGCGTGCCTATTTCCTCCAATGGCGGCTTCCTCGAGCTCGGCTGGCGGGGGATCGTCTGCATGGTTCCGTTGGCTTTCCTCGGACGGAAAGTCATCCGCGGAATGTCCCGGGAAACGGAAGCGTGA